Below is a genomic region from Salinirussus salinus.
ACGGGCGGAACATGTTCGTGTCCGTTTCCGGGTGCCGGGAACGCCTCCCGGGCGGTGGGAACGCGTTCGACCCCCTATATACAGCCGGGCTAAACGGGGAGATGTATGACCCAGATGGGCGCACCCGGTTCCGGACTGTCCCGGCGCGAATTCGTCGCGGCGACCGGGACGACCGGGATCGTGGCGACGGCAGGCTGTGCGAGCGCACCGATCAACGGCGGTAGCGACGAACCGGCGGCGACGGACGGACGTCCCGCACAGCAGGACCTCCCGACGACGAGCCCGCCACAGGTCGTCAACGCCGACGAGCAGGGCAACCAGGTGACGCTGCGCTCGGTTCCCTCCCGGCACGACGTCCACCCCGGCGAGTCGATGGGCGGACCGGTCGAACTCCCGCAGGTGTGGGCCTGGCAGGCCGACGACCGCGAGCCCAGCGTCCCCGGGCCGATCATCCGCACGACCGAGGGCGAGGACATCGAGGTCACGCTGGACAACACCGACGGGATGCGGCCCCACACCGTCCACTTCCACGCCGTCGAGAAGACCTGGGAGAACGACGGCGTCCCCACCACGACCGGGATCACGGTCCCCGCCGGCGAGAGTCACACCTACGACATTCCCGCAAACGTCCCCGGGACCCACGTCTACCACTGTCACTACCAGACCCACCGCCACATCGACATGGGGATGTACGGCATCTTCCGTGTCGACCCCGAGGGGTACGAGCCCGCGGACAAGGAGTACTTCATGACGCTGAAGGACTGGGACTCCCGGCTCAACCGCCAGTTCGCCGGCGAGGACGTCACCTACAACGTCCGCAACCGCCGGCCCGACGTGTTCACGATAAACGGGAAGGCCGCGCCGCACACGCTCCACCCCGAGCAGGGCTCGCCGGTGCTGGTCGAGCAGGGTGACACCGTCCGGATCCACTTCGCGAACAACGGCTACATGGACCACCCGATGCACCTCCACAACCACCGCTTCCAGGTGGTCGCCAAGGACGGCGGGACGATCCCCGAGGCCGCGCGCCACGACCGCGACATCACCAGCATCCCCCCGGCCAGCCGGCACACCATCGAGTTCGAGGCCGACGCCGACCCGGGGATCTACCTCATCCACTGCCACAAGGTCAAACACGTGATGAACGGCCAGACCTACCCCGGCGGGATGCTCACCGGGATCGTCTACGAGGAGGCGATGGACACCGAGATCTTCGCCCAGCTGATGGAGTACGCGGGCTACGAGGGCTGAACGGCGGGGTCGGAAACGCCCCGGACGCCGGAGACGAAACACAACGCCTTATCGGCTCGGCGGCGTACTCCGGTCATGAGCGTCATCCGGGTCGTCTGGGGGTCGGGGACCGGTCCGACCGAGACCGCGGCCTACGACGCCGCCCTGGCCGGGGCGGGGATCCACGACTACAACCTCGTGACCGTCTCCTCGGTTGTCCCGGCGGACCCGCCGGTCGAGACCGTCGGGACCGCCCCGGACCTTGGACCGGTCGGCGAGGAACTGACCGTCGTCCAGGCGCGGGCGAGCATCCCGCCGGTAGAGAGCGGGACAGCTCACGGAGGCGAGCCCGCAGTCGCGGCGGTCGGCTGGGCCCGGAGCGCGGACGGCCCCGGGGTCTTCTACGAGGCCAGCGGTCGCGACCCCGAGCGCGTCCGGGAGACCGTCGACGCGGGGCTCCGGCACGGCTGCTCGCTGCGGGAGTGGGAGCCGGTCGACCGCGAGCTCGTCGTGCGGACCGCCGACCCGGCTCCCGACCGGCACACCTGCGTGGTCGTCTGTGCGGTCTACGGGGAGAGCCGGCCGTTGCTGTGAGCCGGGGAGACCGGCCCCGCAGTGGGTCCTGGCCGGGGACCCGTCCACAGAGTGCTGGGACGGCCCAGCCCGGAACGCTTGACGCAGCCGGCGGGCTTTTGTACCCGCGAGGCGTATCCAGACGGAACGTCAAATGTACGGAAACTCGCCGCTCGGAGACGACTCGACGGTCGAGCTGACGGCAAACCAGCGCCGGACCCTCCGGCAGGACCTGGCCAGCGTCGCCGCCCGGACCCGCAACCTCCTCCCCGGGGAGTTCGTCGTCGGTTCGGAACTGCGCCAGGGTGCGGAGGGCCCGCGGGCGACCGTGGCGGTCCGCCCGCCGGTCGGCTCGGTCGTCAGCGCCGACTACGAGCTCGACGGCGACGGCGTCGTCGACACCGACCGCGACGAACTCGCCCGCGGGCTCGCCGCCAGCGCCGCCCTCCAGGTCAAGCGGGCGATGCCCGACGACCCCACCCCGACCGCGAAGTAACCTCAGCCCTCCGGCTCCGGCGCCGCGACAAAGAGCGCGTAGCCGACGGTCCCGCCGGCCGGCAGGCTCCCCGCAGCGAGCGCCGTCGACATCGCCAGCGACGTGAACGCGCCCGCGGCTCCCGCCAGTGCCATCGGGAGCGCCACTGCGGCGAGCAACAGGTCGTACCTGGAGAGCCGTGACACGGGTCAACCGTCGTCCTCGTCCTAATTAAATATTATTACCAGGTGGTCCGGGCGGGCGATACCTGCCGGTCGAACCCTCCGGGTTCGGCGTCGCATGGACACGGCTGGAAGGCGGTGAGTCGGCCGAGGCCGAGAGGGGTTATTTCCCCCAGAAGGGGTCGCGGTTGCGGTGCTTTTCCAGGTACATCGAGAGGGTCTCGCGCTCGTCGGCGGAGATGTCCTCGGTCAGTTCCTGTTCGAGGATCTTGGCGTGTTTCTCGGGGATCTCGACCCAGAGGTCGTCGCCCTCCTCGATCCCCCGGCCGACGGTCGGGCCGTCGATGGAGACCGCGGCGCGCTCGCCGGTCCGGAGTTCGTCGACATCCTCGCCCTCGTCCTGGATCGACTTCAGCGAGCCCACCCGCTCGGGCTCGTCGCCCTCCCACTGCACGACGTTCACGTTGCGCCGGAGCAGGCCGCCCCGCACTTCGACGCCGACCACCGCGGGGTCGGACTGGCGGAACGTGTGGTCGTCGAGGATCGTAAACCGGGCGGGCCGGGTGATGTTCTCGAGCACCTGCTCCTGCTGGGCCTGTTCGATTGCCTCGACGTGGTCCTCGTACTCCTCGACCAGCCGGTAGATGACGTCGTGTTCGAACAGCTCGACGCCCTCCTGCTCGGCGAGGTCGCGGGCGTCGTCGAGCACGTCGACGTTGAAGCCGAGGATGGCGCGGTGTTCGGGCTCGCCGGCGGTCCCGGCCATCCGGACGTCCCGCGGTGCGACGTCGCCGACCTCGGCGTGCATGACGGGGATCTCCGCCTCCTCCAGCGTGCCGGCGATGGCCTCCAGACTCCCGAGGGTGTCGGCCTTGACCGTGATCCCCTCGTCGGCAGTCGAGACCTCAATGTCGGCGAGTTCGGCCTCGACCTCGGCGACGACGTCCGCAACCGCGCGGTCCCGGACCACGCGGACGGGCGCGCCGGCGATCGCGCCATCGAGGTCCGGCGCGGCGACCTTGATCCCGTCGGCGGCCACGACCTCATCGACCTGCTCGAAGGCCTCCTCGGTGCGGATCTCCGCCAGCGGCTTGGGCTGCAGCAGCGCGCGCACGTCGGTGACGATGGTGTCGTCGGTCCCCCCGACGACGATGGTGTCGTCGGCGCGGACCGTCCCGTCGTAAATCACGACGTCGACGGTCGTGCCGAACCCCTGGGTGTCGGTCACCTCCAGGACGGTGCCCGCGCCGGGGCCGGTCGCGTCGATGGCCATCTCGTCTTTCATGTACCGCTGGGACAGCCCCATCATCACCGTCAGCAGGTCGGGGACGCCCTCGCCCGTTTCGGCCGACACCGGCACGACCCCGACGTTGGCCTGGAAGTCCTGCACGCGCCAGTACATGTCCGCCGAGAAGTCCGCATCGGAGAGCTGGCCGATGATCTCGTACAGCGCCTCGTTGAGGTCACCCTGTACCCGGTCGGACTGGGCCTCGATAGCGACCTTCGAGGGGCGGTCGGTCTCGGGGCGCCACCCCGGCACGGTGTCGATCTTGTTGGCCGCGACGACGAAGGGGGTCTGAGTCCGCTTGAGGATGTCGACGGCCTCGCGGGTCTGGGGCTGGAAGCCGTCGTTGACGTCGACGACGAGGATGGCGATGTCGGCGAGCGCCCCGCCGCGGGCGCGCAGCGTCGAGAAGGCGTGGTGGCCGGGCGTGTCGATAAAGAGGAGGCCCGGCAGGTCGAAGTCGGTCGGGTCGACCAGGTCGCCCGCGATCTCCGAGACCACGTCGAGCGGGACGGCCGTGGCGCCGATGTGCTGGGTGATCGCGCCGGCTTCGCCCTCGCTGACGGCGGAGCCGCGGATCTTGTCCAGCAGGCTCGTCTTGCCGTGGTCGACGTGGCCCAGGACCGCGACGATGGGCGTGCGCAGCGTCCGCTCGCCGGCGTCGGCCGTCCCTCCCGTGTCGGCGCGGTCGTGGTCGGACATCCTCGACTCCAGAATTACCTGTATCCAGCCCCGCTCGGCATTTAAGCGGTTCGTCTTCCGCGCGCACGGCCGGTCACCGGAGGGGAGCCATCGAGGGTGCCGGCCCGCCGCCGGCGTTTCGGCGTGTCAGTCCTCGACGACGGTGAACGAGCCGGTCATCCCGTTTCCCCGGTGGACCGAGCAGTAGTACTCGTAGCTGCCCGCCGTCTCGAAGGTGTACTCGTAGGTGTGGCCCGAATCGAAGGTCCGGGAGGCCCCGCCGGCCGTACCGGTCCAGTCGCTGCCCGCCGGGATGGCGTCGGCGACCACGTTGTGGTTGTCGCTCTCCCAGACCCACCGGACGGTCCCCCCCGCCGCGACCTCGAAGGTCTCGGGACCGAACCGGAGACCGAAGTCCGGCCCGACCGCGACAGTCTGTGCGACGCCGTCGGTCTGGGTCGCCGTCGCGGTATCGGTTCCACCTGGAGTCTCGAAGGGAGGCTCCGCCGTCGTCGCGGTGTCGGTGGGCGTCGGAGTATCTGCGGGTGCCGCTGTCGCGGTGTCGGTTGCGCCCGGGGTGTCGACAGGCGTCGCAGTGTCGGTGGCTGCGGTGGTCCGAGAGCCGTCGGTTTCTCCCGCCCCGTCGGGGGAGCCGCCACAGCCGGCCAGTCCGGTCGCGACCGCGGTGCCGACCGCAGCGAGCAGCGTGCGTCTGCGCATACCTCGCGGTCGGCCGCCAGCGACATAGGTTGCCGGGTGGCTACCGGCGACGACGGCGGTCCGACCGCTCGGCCGGGGTACCGTACTTACGGCTGGCGTTCGGAGAGTCCGGCATGGACCTCACGAGCGAACAGCGGATGGTCCGGGACACGGTCCGGGAGTTCGTCGAGGCGGAGGTCGCCCCCGTCGCAAGCGAGGCCGAGGAGCGCGAAGAGTTCCCCGAGGACGTCTGGGAGGGGCTCGCCGAGCTGGACCTGACGAGCATGACCGTCCCCGAGGAGTACGGCGGTTTCGACGCCGACATGCTCACGTACAGCGTCGTCAACGAGGAGCTGGCCTACGGCCACCTCGCGCTCGCGACCGCCCTCTCGGTGCACTGTCTGGCGACCTCCTGTATCAGCCAGTTCGGGAGCACCGACCAGAGAGAGCGGTGGCTGCCGGAGATGCGCGACGGCCGTCCAGTGGGCGCGTTCGCCCTCTCGGAGCCACACGCCGGCTCCAACCCCGCCGAGATGTCCACCGAGGCCCGCAGGGAGGGCGACGAGTACGTCCTGAATGGCACCAAACAGTGGATCACCAACGGCGAGCGGGCGGGCGTGGTGGTCCTCTTCGCGAAGACCGACCGCGACGACCCCGACACGGTCACGCAGTTTCTCGTCCCGAAGGACATCGACGGGCTGGAGGTCGGCCCCCGGGAGGAGAAGCTGGGGCTTCGGGCCAGCGACACCACCACGCTCGTCTTCGAGGACGCCCGCGTCCCCGCGGAGAACCGCCTGACGGAGGTGGGAAAGGGACTCAAGGCCGCCTTCTCGATCCTGACGGGCGGGCGGGTCGCCATCGCGAGCCAGGCCGTCGGGCTCGCCCAGGCTGCCCTGGACGATGCCGTCGACTACGCCAACGAGCGCGAGCAGTTCGGCGAGAAGATCATCGACCACCAGGCCATCGCACAGAAGCTGGCGGACATGGGGACCGACGTCCAGGCCGCCCGGCTACTCACCCGGGACGCCGCCCGGAAGAACGACGGCGAGGTCCACCCCAAATCGGCGAGCATGGCGAAGTACTTCGCCAGCGAGACGGCCGTGGACGTCGCCGAGGAGGCCGTCCAGGTCCACGGCGGCTACGGCTACACGAAGGACTTCGACGTCGAGCGCTACTACCGCGACGCGAAGATCACCACCATCTACGAGGGGACCTCCGAGATCCAGAAGAAGGTCATCGCCCGCCACCTGAGACAGTAGGGGCACCCGTCCCGTGGCTGGTCGGCAGCGCTGGCAGGAGCCGTCCGGCAGGCAACTCCGTGGTGAGACGGCCACCATCCGGCGGCAACCCGTGAACTATGGCAATTGTTTTATGACTTTTCTTGTAATACCTGTCAGTGGTGCATGTGGAGAGTTGGCATGCGCCACGGTGAGTGACATGAGCGAAAACGACCATCAGTGTGAGTGGATGGAGACGGAGCCTACCGGGCACCCGGGGCCAGCCAGTGGACCTGGGGGAGCGGTCGGGGAGTCGACAGGCGGTGCCGTCTGCGGGGGCGGTAGCGGCCACGGGGGTGAGGGCTGATGTCGGCCGGGGACATCGTCGACGAGGTCACGCGGCGCCGTGACGAGTTTGCCGACTACGCCTATCTGCGGCAGTACGAGCCCGACGCCGACGGGATGCAGTTCAACGACGAGATCGCGTGGGACCGGCCACGGGAGATCTACGGCGACGAGCCGATCTGGGGTGGTATCGCCGGGGAGCGCGACGTTCGCGAGTGGCTCACGACGGACCTGCTCGACGGGGATTTCAGCCGCGAGCACCTCGAACGCGGGCTCACCCGCGAGGAGTTCAACGACCTCCAGAACTACCACGGCTGGAACGTCTACGACACCCTCGCGCTCCGGGCCACGGAGGGCGAGTCCGAGATCATCCCCCGCCAGGAGTACGAGTTCCTCAGTTTCTGCTGGGCGATGGAGCGGTGGCCGGAGTTCTTCAAGCTGTTCATCGACACGGTCGGCCTCGACGGCATCATGGAGCTCTGTCGCCAGTCCCGGACCGAACTCACCACCGGCCTCACCTCCCTGCTCGGCTGGGTGTACATCGGCGTCCCCGGCGGCGGCGCCATCGGGATGGACGTGCTGGACCTCGTCGACCCGCAGGACCCGGTGTTCGCACAGCAGTCCAAGGTCGACCTGACGATGGGGGCTGCGGTGCAGTACGCCTGCCTCGGCGAGAACGGGTATCTCTACTCGAGCCAGAACCGCTACGCGCTCCAGACCAAAGCCGAGGAGACCATCGAGTTCGTGCAGGACAACCTCGTGGACCTCGAGGGCACGAGCAAACGGAACTTCCGGCAGTTCAACGCCGCCGCGGAGACCCTCTCGTTTCTGATGCACTACGACAACCGCGTCGGGCTGATCGACAACGGTCCGTATCTCGTCGACGACGGCAAGCCGTTGATCCTCCGCGACATTCTGCTCAACCGGCCGTTCCTGCCCTGGAACGACATCGCCGCCAGCCGCGACCTCCCTTACGGGCTGACCGTGGCCATGGTGATCGACCCGGCGGAGATGGGGCTCCAGGAGATCCGCGTGCCGCTGACGGCGTTTACCGCCCCTGCCGATCATCTCTCGGCCGTCGAGCGCGGGGCGGTCTTCCTCCGGAACGACCAGTACGAGCCGGGCGGGTACCCGCTGGACGGCCTGGAGACCGCCGACGTCGACGCTACCCTGCCCGACCTGACGGACCGCGCCAACGAGGGCATCACGGAGTGGTACAAGCGGACGGCCGGGCTCCCTCGCCGCCAGAAGATCCTCAACGGCGCCTGGACCTACTACGTGGGGATGTTGGTCCCGTTCCTGCGTGCGACCGGAACCTACGACTACTTCTGTGAGGCGCTGGACCTCTGGGAGATGCCGCCGATGACCTCGGACATCTACTACCGGATGATGGACGGCGTCGCACAGGAGCAGGTTCCGGCACAGATCATGTTCGGGTACGGCTGGAAAGACTTCCCCGAGACCTACGACGAGGAGTCGGGCTACGCCGACTATCTCGCGGAGGCCCGCGAGCTGGGCTGGAAGAGCCAGCTGTCCGGAACGAACCCCGTCCCGGCCGGCCTCGAGGACCGGATGGACGAACACGGGCTGCTCGACGTCCCGCACACCAAGATGTCGGGCGACGTCGAGCCTGCCGAACTCGGCACCTATCTCGAGGGACTCTGACTGTCGCGTCGACTGCCCGCGACGGTGAGGGCCGAACCGGGTGGCCGGGTGCAGTCCTCACTCGTACTCGTAGAATCCCCGGCCGGTCTTCTTGCCGAGGTCGCCGGCCTCGACCTTCCGCTTGAGCAGGTAGGCGGGCTTGTACCGGTCGCCCAGCTCCTCGTGGAGGGTCTCGGTCGCGTGCAGGCAGACGTCGAGGCCGATGTGGTCGGCCAGCTCCAGGGGTCCCATCGGGACGTTCGTCCCGAGTTTCATCCCGCGGTCGATGTCGGCCTTCGTCGCGACCCCCTCGTCGAAGGCGCGGATCCCCTCGTTGATCCACGGCATCAGGATGCGGTTGGAGACGAAGCCGGGCTTGTCGTCGGCCTCCCAGGTGGTCTTGCCCACTTCTTCGGCGAAGGCGTGGGCGAGGTCGACCACACCCTCCGCGGTCTTCTCGCCGACGACGACCTCGACGCCCTCCATCACCGGGACCGGGTTCATGAAGTGGAGTCTGACGACCTCCCCGGGGCGGTCGGTCGCGCTCGCGATGGTCGTTACCGAGAGCGTGCTCGTGTTCGTCGCCAGGACCGTGCCCGGTTCGGTCAGCTCCGCCAGGTCAGCGAAGAGCTCCCGCTTGACGGCCATGTCCTCGACGGCCGCCTCCACGACGATGTCACAGTCAGCGAGGTCGTCGAGCGCGGTCGTCCCCTCGATCCGCTCGACGACCGCGTCGGCCTCCTTCTCCGTGAGGTCGCCGCGGTCGACGAACCGCCCGAGGCTGTCCTCGATGGCGTCGAACCCGTCCTCGACCAGCTCCGGCTCGATGTCCCGCATCACGACGTCGTAGCCGGCGAGCGCAGACACCTGTGCGATACCGCTGCCCATCGTCCCCGCGCCGACGACCCCCACGCTGTCGACCGTGTCTATCCCGTACGACATCGTCCCGACGTTGGCCGAAGCCCACCCTAAGTGTGGCGGGTCGTCGGCGGGCGAACGCGGGCGCGGAGCGCAGTCACCCGCTCGAGCCCGGGATACGGCCCGCGGGTCGCGTCGGCCGGGCGTCAGACACCCCCGTGTCGTTTATGTGGGCGGGGTCGAAACGCGAGGGTATGGCAGAGATCCTCGCCGAGAACCTGTCGGGGAAGGCAGTGATGGGTTCCGACGGCGCCGAGCTCGGAATGCTGTACAACATCACGATGGACATCGACTCCGGCCGCCTCAACCACCTCGTTATCGACCCAAACGAGGAGCGCGCGCGCGGGGCCGACGACTTCGAGCGGGACGGGGCCGGGCATATGCTCGTCCCGGTCGGGCGCGTCCAGGCAGTCAAAGACCACATGATCGTCGACCGGTAGATGTACATTCTCGACGCCTCGGCCTTTATCAACGAGTATCACACCGACCAGCCGGTCGCGAGCATCCCGCTGGTCCGCGAGGAGCTCGAAGACGAGTCCGCCTACCGCTTCGACGCCATGGAAGGGTCGGGGATGCATCTCCACATCCCCGAGGAGGAGACCGTCGAGCGCATCGAGCGGGCCGCAAGCGACACGGGCGACGCCGGCGAACTCTCCCGGACCGACATCCGGCTGGTCGCCGCCGCCTTCGAACTCGACGGCCGGCTCGTGACCGACGACTACGCCATGCAGAACGTCGCCGAGAAGCTGGAGGTGCCCGTCGAAGTCATCGCCCGCGAGGGGATCGACGAGCAGCGGGACTGGCATTTCCAGTGCGGGGGCTGTGGCCGCGAGTTCGAGGAAAACCACGACCGCTGTCCGGTCTGTGGGAGCGAACTCACCCGGAAGAATCCCGCCTGAATCGCCACCGGCTCACAACAGAGGCGCCGCCGCCACCGCAGGCACGCCGCGAGCACCGCCGCGTCAGACCGGCGGCCGCTCGCCGACCTCCTCCAGCCCGAGGTCGACGAGTTGCCGGAGGACCTCCTCCTCGGTGAGGTCGTACTTCCGGGCCAGCCGCCGGACCTCCCGTGCCTTCTCCTCGTCGCAGACGAGGGTGTACCGGGTAGGCATATCTTAACGCGTGGCCGGTACGGGGCTTAAAGACCTGTCAGACGGATGTCCGACGGGCCACGCCGGGCGCGTGTCACCGGCGCGGTCAGGCCCCGCCGGTCGTGACGAGGTACAGCCCGGCGTACTGGACCGCGTTGAACAGGCCGTGGACCAGCCCCGGGACGAAGAGGTTCTCGCTCCACTCGTAGAGGACGCCCAGCAGCGTGCCGAGCGCCGTGATGACGACCAGCGTGTAGGCGATGTTGCCGCCGCCACCGGAGACGGCGAAGTAGTGGACGACCCCGAACACGGCCGCAGACAGCGCGATGCCCGGCAGGATGCCGTAGGCGTCCCGGAACAGCCCCTGGACGAGACCCCGGAAGAGGAACTCCTCGATGGGGCCGTTCAACAGCAGCGCGATGGGGATCAGATAGAGCAGCAATTCGGGATTCCCTTCGCCGAGCGTCTGTGTGACGTTCTCGGAGGGGGTGAGCCCGAACTGCGCGGCGACGTTGCTGATGAGGCCGAGGACCACGAAGAGAACGACGAGCCCGGCGAGGGCCTGTCCGGCCTGGCGGAGCGACGGGAGAGCCAGGTCGTACAGCGAGGTGTCGAACACCGACTCGCCACGCCAGCGGAGGTAGGCCCACCCGACGGCGAAGAAGCCGACGAAGTTCATCACGAACAGCAGAACCGTCCCGGAGGTGGGCAGGTCGGCCACCGAGGAGAAGCCGGCGGGCACGGTGATGAGACCGGCCACGACCGCCGCCTGGAGCGCGGCCAGCGCGAACACGTTCGAGGCGAGAAACGCCCCGGCGACGAGCACGACCGTGTGGAGGAGGCTCCGGATCCGCTGCTGTGTCGTCCCCATCTTGTACAGCGGCGGGCCCGGGTCGGGGCCCGGCCCCGCCGGGTCCGGCGTCGGCTCGACGCCGCCGTCCGGCTGTCTGTCCGAGTCCATCTGTCAGCGCCAGTAGGGCCGGGAGACGTTTGAGCCCACCGATCACTCGACTCGCAGTTCGGTCTTCGAGCCGACGGCCGCTGCCTCCTCGAACTCGCCGCCGCCGAGCAGCCCCCGGGCGGCCCGCTTGCCCCACTCGACGGCCGGCTGGGTGAACGTCTCCACGCCCGCGAGTTCACCCGCAAGCACGCAGGCGGCCTCCATCCCGTAGAGGAGTTCGCCGACGCTCTCGGCGTCCAGCCGGTCGAGTTCGACCCGGACGTTGGGGCGGCCGGCCGCGGCCAGGCTGGCCTCCGTCGCCTCGAACTCCGCGTCCAGCAGCTCCCCGAGGTCGTGCCCGCCCAGGTAGGCCAGCTCCTCGACGTCTGGCTCGGGGACCGGGAGCACGGGCCGCTCGCGGGGCCGGACGAGCGTCACCAGCTTGTCCCGGGGCCCCGCCCGGTAGAGTTGCAGCTGGGAGTGCTGGTCGGTCGCCCCGAGCGCCCGCGCAGGAGTCTGCCCGCGGCCGTCCTTGCCGAGGCTCTCGGCCCACAGCTGGGCGAACCACTCCGCGAACGGTTCCAGGCGCTCGGCGTAGGGCATCACCGCGTTGACGGTCGCGCCCCGCTCCTCCAGGCCGTGGGCGACCGCGCCGTAGGCGTAGGCCGGACACTCGAAGAGTGAGGGGGCAAGCGACTCCGCGGCCCGCCGGCCGCCCGCGAGCAGCCCCTCGATGTCGTGCCCGCGGATGGCCGCGGGGACGAGTCCCACCGCGGACAGCGCCGAGAAGCGGCCGGGCACCCCATCGGGGACGTCGAGCGCGGGGAGGTCGTGCTCGTCGGCCAGCTCCCGCAGCGGCCCCGACTCGCCCGTGGTGACGACGGTCCGGTCGGTCCAGTCGACCCCCGCCGCCCGCATCACGTCCCGGACCACGAGGAAGGTCGCGAGCGTCTCCGCCGTGGTCCCCGACCGGGAGACGACGTTGACCGCCGTCTCCGACAGCGGGAGGCCGTCGAGCACCTCCCGCGTGTGCGCGGGGTCGACGTTGTCCAGCACCCGGTGGTCGACCTCGCTGGGGCCGAGCGCGGCCGAGACCGTGGCCGCGCCCAGGGCGCTGCCGCCGATGCCGACAGTCAGGACGGCCTCGCTGTCGGCGAGCGGCGCGACCGCCTCGCGGATGGCGCCAGGATCCGTCCGCTCGGGGAGGTTCAGCGCGGCGTAGCCGAACTCCCCCGCCTCGCGGCCGGCGGCGATGCGGTCGTGGGCCTCGGCCACCCGCTCGTCGAGTGCGTCGAGGGCTGCCTCCGAGAGCCCGGGGTCGGCCTCGACGGCCAGCGCGTTGCCGATGTCGATCTCCATACGACCCGCTCGCTCGCCGGGGGCATAGGCCTCACGCTGTCCTCCAGCAGGGACTGCGGACCCGCGAGCGCTGGCGAAACACCTACCCGCTTGTATACACGATGTATACGCATGAGTAGCACGACCATTCGGGTGGACGAAGAGACAAAAGAGCGCCTCGAACGGCTGAAGGCCGACGAGGAGACCTGGAGCGAATTTCTCGACCGGCTGGCGACCGAACACGGGTCGATGGACGCTGGGGTCTGGGAAGGGACGGACAAACCAGCGGCCGCGCAGGCGGCACGCGAGCGTGCCCGGGAGAGTTTCGAGTAGATGGCGTTTCTCGACTCCTCGGTCATCATCGACTACCTCACCGGCGTCGACACAGTCGTGGAGTACGTCGACGACCAGCCCCGCCTGGTCACGTCGGCACTCTGCGTGTACGAGGTACTCGAGGGTGAGGTACTCGGGAGCGGCGAGACGGACATCGCGGGCGCTCGCCAGCACTTCGGGCGCGTCCGCGCGGTCGGGTTCGACGAGTCGGTCGCGCTGGAAGCGGCCCGCCTCCAGGACCGGCTGGCACAGCAGGGGTCGCCGCTGCCCACCTACGACCTGCTCGTCGCCGCCTCCGCCCGCTCGGAGGGGGAGACGCTCGTCGTCAGGGACGACGACTTCGAGACCGAGCCGCTCACGGACCTCATGGCCGTCCGGCGGCTCTGAGCCCGCGAGCGACGCCCTGAAACCACGGGCTGGCGTAGGCCGAACATGGACGACGCCGAGGTCGAGGACTACACCGAGCGCCTGCAGGCAAAGCGCACAGAGAAAGACGACTTCTTCGCCGAGCACCCGCAGTCGCCGGTCCCGCCCGAGCACCGCGAGGACTTCGAGGGACTGAACTACTTCCCGGCAGACCCCGAGTACCGCGTGAGTGCGACCGTCGAGGTCCACGACGACCCCGATCCCGTCGAGATGGCCACCAGCGACGGCCGGACCGTCCGCTACGAGCGCGTCGCCACCTTCGCCTTCGAGCTCGACGGCGAGCCGACGCGACTGCACGGCTACCGCCAGGACGCCGGTGCCGACGAGCCCGTCTTCGTCCCGTTCCGGGACAAGACGACCGGCCAGGAGACCTACGCCGACGGCCGCTACATGGAGCTAGCGGTCGAGGGGGAACTCGAAGATGGGGCGGAGGTGACACTCGATTTCAACCTTGCGTATTCCCCGTTCTGTGCCTACAGCGAGACCTTCTCCTGCCCGCTGCCGCCCGAGGAGAACTGGCTGGAGACGACCGTTGAGG
It encodes:
- a CDS encoding multicopper oxidase domain-containing protein, whose translation is MTQMGAPGSGLSRREFVAATGTTGIVATAGCASAPINGGSDEPAATDGRPAQQDLPTTSPPQVVNADEQGNQVTLRSVPSRHDVHPGESMGGPVELPQVWAWQADDREPSVPGPIIRTTEGEDIEVTLDNTDGMRPHTVHFHAVEKTWENDGVPTTTGITVPAGESHTYDIPANVPGTHVYHCHYQTHRHIDMGMYGIFRVDPEGYEPADKEYFMTLKDWDSRLNRQFAGEDVTYNVRNRRPDVFTINGKAAPHTLHPEQGSPVLVEQGDTVRIHFANNGYMDHPMHLHNHRFQVVAKDGGTIPEAARHDRDITSIPPASRHTIEFEADADPGIYLIHCHKVKHVMNGQTYPGGMLTGIVYEEAMDTEIFAQLMEYAGYEG
- a CDS encoding pyruvoyl-dependent arginine decarboxylase, which gives rise to MSVIRVVWGSGTGPTETAAYDAALAGAGIHDYNLVTVSSVVPADPPVETVGTAPDLGPVGEELTVVQARASIPPVESGTAHGGEPAVAAVGWARSADGPGVFYEASGRDPERVRETVDAGLRHGCSLREWEPVDRELVVRTADPAPDRHTCVVVCAVYGESRPLL
- a CDS encoding DUF5811 family protein codes for the protein MYGNSPLGDDSTVELTANQRRTLRQDLASVAARTRNLLPGEFVVGSELRQGAEGPRATVAVRPPVGSVVSADYELDGDGVVDTDRDELARGLAASAALQVKRAMPDDPTPTAK
- the infB gene encoding translation initiation factor IF-2 translates to MSDHDRADTGGTADAGERTLRTPIVAVLGHVDHGKTSLLDKIRGSAVSEGEAGAITQHIGATAVPLDVVSEIAGDLVDPTDFDLPGLLFIDTPGHHAFSTLRARGGALADIAILVVDVNDGFQPQTREAVDILKRTQTPFVVAANKIDTVPGWRPETDRPSKVAIEAQSDRVQGDLNEALYEIIGQLSDADFSADMYWRVQDFQANVGVVPVSAETGEGVPDLLTVMMGLSQRYMKDEMAIDATGPGAGTVLEVTDTQGFGTTVDVVIYDGTVRADDTIVVGGTDDTIVTDVRALLQPKPLAEIRTEEAFEQVDEVVAADGIKVAAPDLDGAIAGAPVRVVRDRAVADVVAEVEAELADIEVSTADEGITVKADTLGSLEAIAGTLEEAEIPVMHAEVGDVAPRDVRMAGTAGEPEHRAILGFNVDVLDDARDLAEQEGVELFEHDVIYRLVEEYEDHVEAIEQAQQEQVLENITRPARFTILDDHTFRQSDPAVVGVEVRGGLLRRNVNVVQWEGDEPERVGSLKSIQDEGEDVDELRTGERAAVSIDGPTVGRGIEEGDDLWVEIPEKHAKILEQELTEDISADERETLSMYLEKHRNRDPFWGK
- a CDS encoding plastocyanin/azurin family copper-binding protein, which encodes MRRRTLLAAVGTAVATGLAGCGGSPDGAGETDGSRTTAATDTATPVDTPGATDTATAAPADTPTPTDTATTAEPPFETPGGTDTATATQTDGVAQTVAVGPDFGLRFGPETFEVAAGGTVRWVWESDNHNVVADAIPAGSDWTGTAGGASRTFDSGHTYEYTFETAGSYEYYCSVHRGNGMTGSFTVVED
- a CDS encoding acyl-CoA dehydrogenase family protein; its protein translation is MDLTSEQRMVRDTVREFVEAEVAPVASEAEEREEFPEDVWEGLAELDLTSMTVPEEYGGFDADMLTYSVVNEELAYGHLALATALSVHCLATSCISQFGSTDQRERWLPEMRDGRPVGAFALSEPHAGSNPAEMSTEARREGDEYVLNGTKQWITNGERAGVVVLFAKTDRDDPDTVTQFLVPKDIDGLEVGPREEKLGLRASDTTTLVFEDARVPAENRLTEVGKGLKAAFSILTGGRVAIASQAVGLAQAALDDAVDYANEREQFGEKIIDHQAIAQKLADMGTDVQAARLLTRDAARKNDGEVHPKSASMAKYFASETAVDVAEEAVQVHGGYGYTKDFDVERYYRDAKITTIYEGTSEIQKKVIARHLRQ